The proteins below come from a single Metarhizium brunneum chromosome 1, complete sequence genomic window:
- the mcm5 gene encoding DNA replication licensing factor mcm5: MDSRSVYSAHVFEPSYAENGDTRLQLLQQLETFILDFRLDNNFVYRDQLRENALLKQFYCDVKINDLINFNEELAHKLASEPAEVIPLFETALKKCTQRIVFPHEKEVNLPDHQLLLHSDAEDVSIRNLDSMTIARLVRVPGIVIGASVMSSKATELHIQCRNCQFQEVIPVLGGFTGVTLPRQCNRKRIDNDPTPKCPLDPYFVMHEKSQFVDQQIIKLQEAPDQVPVGELPRHVLVSADRYLTNRVVPGSRCTIMGIFSIYQNKASKNSSTTGAVAIRTPYLRAVGIQTDLDQTAKGHVSYSEEEEQEFLEMSRRPDLYNIMADCIAPSIYGNRDIKKAILCLLLGGSKKILPDGMKLRGDINVLLLGDPGTAKSQLLKFVEKAAPISIYTSGKGSSAAGLTASVQRDHSTREFYLEGGAMVLADGGVVCIDEFDKMRDDDRVAIHEAMEQQTISIAKAGITTILNARTSVLAAANPIFGRYDDMKTPGENIDFQTTILSRFDMIFIVKDEHSREKDERIAKHVMGIHMDGRGTEEVAESEIPAEKMRRYITYCKTRCAPRLTPEAAEKLSSHFVSIRRQVHAAEMEANTRSSIPITVRQLEAIVRITESLAKLTLSPMATEEHVDEAIRLFLCSTMDAVNQGSNQGSRELNEEVNRLEVELKRRLPIGWSTSLATLRREMVEGKGYSEQALNRALMVLQRRDTIMFRNSGAQVYRHGA, translated from the exons ATGGATAGCCGGTCTGTTTATTCAGCGCATGTCTTCGAGCCCAGCTACGCTGAGAATGGGGACACCCGGCTGCAGCTCCTGCAGCAACTCGAGACCTTTATTCTTGACTTCCGCCTCGACAATAACTTTGTCTATCG TGACCAGCTACGAGAGAATGCGCTTCTCAAGCAGTTCTACTGTGACGTCAAAATCAACGACCTCATCAACTTCAACGAAGAGCTCGCTCACAAGCTCGCTTCCGAACCTGCCGAAGTCATCCCTCTG TTTGAGACGGCCCTTAAAAAATGTACACAGCGAATCGTCTTTCCGCACGAGAAGGAGGTCAATCTACCCGATCACCAGCTTCTGCTCCACTCCGATGCCGAAGATGTGTCAATCCGTAACCTAGACTCCATGACGATTGCGCGGCTTGTTCGCGTCCCCGGCATCGTCATTGGTGCTTCCGTCATGTCATCCAAAGCCACGGAGCTGCACATCCAGTGCCGCAACTGTCAATTCCAGGAGGTCATCCCCGTGTTGGGCGGCTTCACCGGTGTAACGCTTCCTAGACAGTGTAATCGCAAGCGAATCGACAACGACCCTACGCCCAAATGTCCTCTGGATCCATACTTTGTTATGCACGAAAAGTCACAATTCGTTGACCAGCAAATTATCAAGTTAcaagaagcaccagaccaggtACCAGTTGGAGAACTGCCTCGGCATGTTCTCGTTTCGGCAGATAGATATCTCACAAACCGCGTTGTTCCCGGGTCAAGGTGCACGATCATGggcatcttctccatctACCAGAACAAGGCGTCCAAAAACTCATCCACTACCGGCGCCGTTGCCATCCGAACGCCGTACCTGAGAGCAGTTGGCATCCAAACAGACTTAGACCAAACTGCCAAGGGTCATGTTAGCTACagtgaggaagaagagcaagaatTTTTAGAAATGAGCAGGCGACCTGACCTGTACAATATAATGGCGGACTGCATTGCGCCCTCCATTTATGGAAATCGAGATATCAAGAAGGCGATTCTCTGTCTACTACTAGGTGGATCCAAGAAGATTCTACCCGATGGTATGAAGCTGAGAGGTGATATCAACGTACTGCTTCTCGGTGACCCTGGTACCGCAAAGTCACAGCTCCTCAAGTTTGTGGAAAAGGCAGCACCAATCTCCATCTACACGTCCGGCAAAGGTTCTTCCGCTGCGGGTCTGACAGCCTCCGTCCAACGAGACCACTCGACAAGAGAATTCTATCTAGAAGGCGGTGCCATGGTTTTGGCTGATGGCGGCGTGGTTTGCATCGATGAGTTTGACAAGATGAGAGACGACGACCGCGTCGCTATTCACGAAGCCATGGAACAGCAGACCATTTccattgccaaggctggcatcACCACTATTCTCAATGCCAGGACATCTGTTCTGGCTGCGGCAAATCCCATCTTTGGCCGTTACGATGACATGAAGACGCCTGGAGAGAACATTGACTTCCAAACGACCATTCTGTCTCGTTTTGATATGATTTTCATTGTCAAAGATGAGCACTCCCGCGAAAAGGATGAGAGAATAGCCAAGCACGTCATGGGTATTCACATGGATGGTCGCGGTACGGAGGAGGTCGCCGAGTCTGAGATTCCTGCCGAGAAGATGCGACGATACATTACCTACTGCAAGAC TCGCTGTGCGCCCCGTCTGACCCCTGAAGCCGCTGAAAAACTCTCGTCACATTTTGTCTCCATCAGGCGTCAAGTCCACGCAGCCGAGATGGAAGCGAATACCCGCTCTTCTATCCCCATCACAGTCCGTCAGCTCGAGGCCATTGTCCGCATCACCGAATCCCTCGCCAAACTAACGCTCtcgcccatggccacggaAGAACACGTTGACGAAGCCATCCGGCTGTTCCTCTGCTCTACCATGGATGCTGTCAACCAGGGCAGCAACCAGGGCAGCCGCGAGCTGAACGAGGAAGTCAACCGTCTGGAGGTCGAGCTCAAGCGTCGACTCCCCATTGGGTGGAGCACGAGTCTGGCCACGCTAAGGAGAGAAATGGTTGAGGGCAAGGGATACAGTGAGCAGGCACTCAACAGGGCTCTTATGGTGCTGCAGCGGAGGGATACCATCATGTTTCGGAATTCAGGGGCACAAGTATATCGGCACGGAGCGTAA
- the Vps54 gene encoding Vacuolar protein sorting-associated protein 54 has product MGGALDSSSNARSNSLYEPGQNAISTLLQPPIVRTGLQPHTSAPSSSSHKPPNSRDIPPVALTNIPIIDPAEFSPYVAQVGALYEQLRRVKESEDESAKSRHNSKPGEQPDTDGLLRPTTKSHRRGSTASVASLASIDAPSPSRRSNPGLGRKAVQGPSPLSTIPTVYFDQDFHLENPRTFDVVSERSEVIRPSSLGKDSSSVPAAPRKALATNAILQEKLSWYMDTIEVHLINSISTASTTFFTALGSLKELHSEAADSVERIKTLREELEALDKEVATNGILIAQKRRRQENLKQLNDAVCQLRCIVDWVGRCESLVDAGEVDKALGSIDSLERLIAGEREETDGKEPLGIELRDLRGASALQGVNQDLNTLRFRVGKAYELQFVNVLLADLRRHTESVSSADVLLRWDNAASRGRGGHSRSPSIFPTYLTATEELKAQLMPNMKGLHRAKYVAAAAVAYRDAVLREIRNLIRRPLPSSSDDDNESMLSVSTTSGSRHLSSQEKSANLARNLRALDAEDAEELLVKIYVGVTETLRRLTTQVKVLLDITSSLSDASHLDGVKSPPARSPVTSPRPDRHISNPMAAADVELQEELHKSLDINSLLTQAVDIANDKIVKVLKVRAEQATHLPLDLFLRYFALNLYFTTECEAISGRSGTSLKTVVNGHIKEFVQRNRDAEMQKLALGMESDQWNAKDFTESNTKLLDLILGCSMQDASVWTENNKIWIPYRELEKPEIVTEPSESNGTGKDKTRSAVIESDKFILPNSAVLCLDGLGSFLHLIAGIPSMTTDVASSLIAYLQLFNSRCTQLILGAGATRSAGLKNITTKHLALASQALSFIATLIPHVREFVRSHAGSGAGVSSLMGEFDKVRRLLQEHQDSIHQKLVDIMSSRAAIHAKNMRAIDWDSARPGVVQPYMEILAKETTTLHRVLTKHLPETSIQMIMEPVFASYKDQLGAPLKEATPKTEAGTQSMLRDMEFFASRLGKINGFGDTGDFLANIVKSKEVKPKTPEPVEETEGSQIKDKSADDKKPDTEPATETKEEVVDTKEESKDESPSKGSEKQPED; this is encoded by the exons ATGGGCGGTGCTCTAGATAGCTCATCTAACGCTCGGTCTAATTCCCTTTATGAACCTGGGCAAAATG CCATTTCGACCCTTCTACAACCACCGATTGTTCGAACCGGCCTACAGCCTCACACATCAGCCCCGTCATCGAGTTCACACAAGCCCCCCAATTCTCGAGACATCCCGCCAGTTGCCTTGACCAACATTCCAATTATCGATCCCGCCGAGTTTAGTCCCTATGTTGCGCAGGTCGGAGCATTGTATGAGCAGTTGCGACGAGTTAAAGAGAGCGAAGACGAATCTGCCAAGAGTCGCCACAATTCCAAGCCTGGTGAGCAGCCGGATACGGACGGCCTACTTCGACCGACAACGAAATCCCATCGACGCGGTTCGACTGCTTCAGTCGCTTCACTGGCATCTATCGACGCCCCAAGCCCTTCACGCAGGTCGAACCCCGGCCTAGGGCGAAAAGCCGTGCAGGGACCTTCACCCTTATCAACCATTCCAACCGTATATTTTGACCAAGATTTTCATCTCGAGAATCCGAGGACGTTTGATGTTGTTAGTGAACGATCCGAAGTAATCCGGCCCTCATCATTGGGCAAGGACAGCTCTTCGGTTCCTGCGGCCCCAAGAAAAGCTTTAGCAACAAATGCTATTCTGCAAGAGAAGCTGTCCTGGTACATGGATACAATTGAAGTTCACCTCATCAATTCGATATCgacagcatcaacaacatTTTTCACCGCTCTTGGGTCGTTAAAGGAACTACACTCAGAAGCTGCCGACTCAGTGGAAAGAATAAAGACCCTAAGAGAAGAACTAGAGGCGCTTGACAAGGAGGTGGCAACTAATGGCATACTAATTGCTCAAAAACGTCGACGGCAGGAGAACTTAAAACAGCTCAATGATGCTGTATGCCAACTGCGCTGTATTGTCGATTGGGTTGGCCGTTGCGAATCATTGGTCGACGCTGGTGAAGTAGACAAGGCTTTGGGCAGTATTGACTCATTGGAGAGGCTCATTGCAGGTGAGCGTGAGGAAACGGACGGAAAGGAACCGCTGGGCATAGAGTTGCGGGATTTACGAGGAGCTTCCGCATTGCAGGGTGTCAACCAGGATTTGAACACCTTGCGCTTCAGAGTCGGAAAGGCTTACGAGTTGCAATTCGTCAATGTCTTGTTGGCGGACTTGCGCAGACACACGGAGTCCGTTTCTTCTGCGGATGTTCTTCTTCGATGGGATAATGCAGCATCCAGGGGGCGAGGGGGCCACTCTCGATCACCGTCAATATTTCCCACGTACCTCACAGCAACAGAAGAGCTGAAAGCACAGCTTATGCCCAACATGAAGGGCCTACACCGTGCCAAGTACGTTGCAGCTGCAGCGGTGGCTTATCGAGATGCAGTCCTTCGTGAAATTCGCAATTTGATTCGACGTCCTCTTCCGAGTTCGAGCGATGACGATAATGAGTCTATGCTGTCGGTATCAACGACTAGCGGAAGCAGGCATTTGTCAAGTCAAGAGAAATCTGCCAATTTAGCAAGAAACCTCCGGGCATTGGACGCAGAAGACGCAGAAGAGCTGCTTGTCAAGATTTATGTTGGCGTTACCGAAACCCTGAGACGACTGACCACGCAAGTCAAAGTGCTACTCGATATCACGAGCTCCTTGTCAGACGCATCCCACCTGGATGGCGTTAAGTCACCACCGGCCAGGTCACCTGTGACCAGCCCACGCCCCGATCGCCACATCTCCAACCCAATGGCTGCTGCCGATGTCGAACTGCAGGAAGAACTTCATAAGAGTCTGGACATCAATAGTCTCCTAACACAAGCTGTTGACATCGCAAATGACAAGATCGTCAAGGTTCTCAAAGTTCGAGCAGAACAGGCGACTCATCTTCCGTTGGATCTATTTCTTCGATACTTTGCCCTTAACCTCTATTTTACAACTGAGTGTGAAGCCATCTCTGGACGAAGCGGTACTTCTCTTAAGACGGTGGTTAATGGACACATTAAAGAGTTTGTTCAACGAAATCGCGACGCAGAGATGCAAAAACTGGCCTTGGGGATGGAATCGGATCAGTGGAATGCAAAAGATTTCACAGAGAGTAATACGAAACTCCTGGATCTCATACTAGGCTGTAGTATGCAAGATGCCTCCGTGTGGACAGAAAACAACAAGATTTGGATCCCATATCGCGAGCTTGAGAAGCCAGAAATTGTGACGGAACCCTCCGAGAGCAATGGGACCGGCAAAGACAAAACAAGATCGGCAGTCATAGAGTCTGACAAGTTCATTCTACCAAACTCTGCAGTACTTTGTCTGGATGGACTGGGGAGCTTTTTGCATTTGATTGCAGGAATACCGTCCATGACCACAGATGTGGCATCTTCATTAATTGCATACCTCCAACTCTTCAATTCTCGGTGTACACAATTGATTCTTGGGGCGGGTGCAACTCGCTCTGCAGGTCTGAAGAACATCACCACAAAGCACTTGGCTCTTGCGTCGCAGGCATTGTCATTTATAGCCACATTAATTCCTCACGTTCGAGAGTTTGTACGAAGCCATGCCGGGTCTGGGGCGGGAGTATCCAGCTTGATGGGAGAATTTGACAAGGTCCGCCGACTACTACAGGAACATCAAGACAGTATCCACCAAAAGTTGGTCGATATTATGAGTAGTCGTGCAGCGATTCATGCCAAGAACATGAGAGCTATTGACTGGGATAGCGCCAGGCCAGGCGTGGTGCAGCCATATATGGAGATTCTTGCCAAGGAAACCACTACGCTGCACCGTGTTCTCACCAAGCATCTTCCAGAGACCTCAATTCAGATGATTATGGAACCCGTTTTTGCTAGCTACAAAGACCAGCTGGGAGCTCCTCTCAAAGAGGCTACTCCCAAAACAGAAGCTGGAACACAAAG TATGCTGCGAGATATGGAATTCTTCGCATCACGGTTGGGGAAAATCAATGGGTTTGGGGATACTGGAGACTTCCTTGCCAATATTGTCAAGTCCAAAGAAGTGAAACCAAAGACACCAGAGCCCGTGGAAGAGACGGAGGGATCCCAGATCAAGGACAAGTCAGCAGACGACAAGAAGCCAGACACGGAGCCTGCAACGGAGACCAAAGAGGAGGTTGTGGACACAAAGGAAGAAAGTAAAGATGAGAGTCCATCCAAGGGGAGCGAAAAGCAGCCCGAGGACTAG
- the FPPS gene encoding Farnesyl pyrophosphate synthase has translation MAQKTTLDEFEAVYPKLEEAILEHARKYKLPQGELDWLKANLETNPLGGKCNRGMSVPDSVSLLLGSALNEEQYFQAATLGWMTELLQAFFLVSDDMMDGSITRRGKPCWYRQEGVGMIAINDAFILESSIYVLLRKYFRSHPAYIDIVELFQETTFQTEMGQLCDLLTAPEDKVNLDNFSMTKYQFIVIYKTAYYSFYLPVALALHQLNLATPKNLKQAEDILIPLGEYFQIQDDYLDNFGLPEHIGKIGTDIKDNKCSWLVNQALEIATPEQRKILEGNYGQKDDAKEAVIKKLYDDMKLKERYEAFEEKRAGEIRAMIERVDESEGLKKGVFEVFLDKIYKRTK, from the exons ATGGCGCAAAAAACGACCCTCGACGAGTTTGAGGCCGTGTATCCCAAGCTTGAGGAAGCTATTTTGGAACATGCGCGCAAGTATAAGCTTCCCCAAGGGGAGCTTGACTGGCTGAAGGCT AACCTCGAGACTAACCCCCTCGGCGGGAAGTGCAACCGCGGCATGTCTGTCCCCGATTCCgtctctctcctcctcggctCCGCCCTCAACGAGGAACAGTACTTCCAGGCCGCCACGCTGGGCTGGATGACCGAGCTCCTGCaggccttcttcctcgtaTCGGACGACATGATGGATGGGAGCATCACCCGTCGCGGCAAGCCCTGCTGGTACCGCCAAGAGGGCGTCGGCATGATCGCCATCAACGACGCCTTCATCCTCGAGTCGAGCATCTACGTGCTTCTCAGGAAATACTTCCGCAGCCACCCGGCCTACATCGACATTGTCGAGCTCTTCCAAGAGACCACCTTCCAGACCGAAATGGGCCAGCTGTGCGACCTGCTCACCGCCCCGGAGGACAAGGTCAACCTCGACAACTTCTCCATGACAAAGTACCAGTTCATCGTCATCTACAAGACCGCCTACTACTCCTTCTACCTGCCCGTCGCCCTGGCCCTGCACCAGCTCAACCTCGCCACGCCCAAGAACCTCaagcaggccgaggacaTTCTCATCCCCCTCGGCGAGTACTTCCAGATCCAGGACGACTACCTCGACAACTTTGGTCTGCCCGAGCATATTGGCAAGATCGGCACCGACATCAAGGACAACAAGTGCTCTTGGCTGGTCAACCAGGCGTTAGAGATTGCCACCCCCGAGCAGCGCAAGATTCTGGAGGGCAACTACGGCCAGAAAGACGACGCCAAGGAGGCGGTCATCAAGAAGCTGTACGACGACATGAAGCTCAAGGAGCGCTATGAGGCGTTTGAGGAGAAGAGGGCCGGCGAGATTCGTGCCATGATTGAAAGGGTTGACGAGAGTGAGGGCCTGAAGAAGGGCGTGTTTGAGGTgttcctcgacaagatctACAAGCGAACCAAGTAA
- the cut23 gene encoding Anaphase-promoting complex subunit 8, which translates to MALSAQEISQLRSALQDAAVKCSERCLYQSAKWAAELLNALPETDTVDDATPADGSNYTSPILTPNADPEEAALETKELSKYLLAKSLFDCKEFDRCAAVFLPESLLSSVLSSPSETTVSTPSQRSKGKAKAVEASPASGAAPLPRLSQKSLFLALYAKFMSGEKRKNEESEMVMGPQDLGTVVNKQLLVVGRYLAAWFKERTTTDDEVLGSQGWLEYLYGMVLAKEKNDAQAMDYFVRSVHKYPMNWGCWLEMTSIISRVEELNQIARHCPQNIVSFMFHLHTSLELYQQTPNLANSLAQLLSIFPTSSFLLTCNALLAYHAKDLMAAEHHFSRLLSLHPHRLDSLDHYSNILYVLNMRPKLAFVAHLCSSVDKFRPESCVVIGNYYSLLSMHEKAVQYFRRALTLDRSCLSAWTLMGHEYVELKNTHAAIESYRRAVDVNRRDYRAWYGLGQTYEMLEMHTYSLWYYKKAAGLRPWDGKMWMAVGSCLQKMGRERDGIKALKRALLADAYYDVGSSFGSGGDLLGARGATGHMDPEILLQIAAMYDQLGEEEEAKAYMELCVAQEEGGAADANNLGESSVMIHTDSPASEDYADREDGSAGADGGGEGTGVTAATSKARMWLARFAMRTSDYTTANRLATELCQDGVEVEEAKALVREIRSRMEASGMFGSDS; encoded by the exons ATGGCGCTTAGTGCGCAAGAGATCTCGCAGCTGCGAAGTGCTCTCCAAGATGCTGCGGTAAAGTGCTCCGAGAGATGTCTTTACCAATCGGCGAAATG GGCTGCCGAACTGCTCAACGCGCTCCCCGAAACCGACACAGTCGATGATGCCACCCCTGCGGACGGTTCTAATTACACCTCGCCAATACTCACGCCAAACGCGGACCCCGAGGAAGCTGCCCTCGAGACCAAGGAACTCAGCAAGTATCTACTGGCCAAGTCTCTCTTCGACTGCAAGGAGTTCGACCGATGCGCTGCGGTTTTCCTCCCAGAATCTTTGCTGTCGTCCGTTCTGTCGTCGCCATCTGAAACTACCGTGTCGACACCGTCGCAGCGATCAAAGGGCAAGGCGAAAGCTGTGGAGGCAAGTCCGGCGTCGGGTGCAGCCCCGCTACCGAGACTCAGCCAGAAGAGCCTGTTTCTTGCGCTGTATGCCAAGTTTATGTCTGGGGAGAAGCGCAAGAATGAGGAGTCTGAGATGGTCATGGGCCCCCAGGACCTGGGGACAGTGGTGAATAAGCAGCTTCTGGTGGTGGGGAGGTATTTGGCGGCTTGGTTCAAGgagaggacgacgacggacGATGAAGTGTTGGGTAGTCAGGGGTGGTTGGAATATCT GTATGGCATGGTTCTtgcaaaggagaagaatgaCGCTCAGGCCATGGATTATTTTGTCCGGAGCGTTCACAAATATCCCATGAACTGGGGTTGCTGGCTGGAAATGACGTCTATCATATCAAGGGTTGAAGAA TTAAATCAAATAGCACGGCACTGCCCTCAAAACATCGTATCATTCATGTTTCATCTCCACACGTCCCTCGAACTATATCAACAGACACCCAATCTCGCCAACTCCCTCGCGCAGCTACTATCAATATTCCCGACGTCCTCGTTCCTCCTCACCTGCAATGCCCTGCTAGCATACCACGCCAAAGACCTCATGGCAGCCGAACACCACTTCAGCCGGCTGCTCTCGCTGCATCCCCACAGACTCGACTCCCTAGACCACTACTCCAACATCCTCTACGTCCTCAACATGCGCCCAAAGCTGGCCTTTGTAGCACACCTCTGCTCGAGCGTCGACAAGTTCCGCCCGGAATCGTGTGTCGTAATCGGCAACTATTACTCCCTCCTATCCATGCATGAAAAGGCAGTCCAGTACTTTAGACGAGCGCTAACCCTCGATCGCTCGTGCCTATCAGCCTGGACGCTCATGGGCCACGAATACGTGGAGCTGAAAAACACCCACGCGGCCATTGAGTCGTATCGCCGCGCAGTCGACGTCAACCGCCGCGACTACCGGGCATGGTACGGCCTCGGCCAGACGTACGAAATGCTCGAGATGCACACCTACTCCCTCTGGTACTACAAAAAGGCGGCCGGGCTGCGCCCCTGGGACGGCAAGATGTGGATGGCGGTCGGCTCGTGCCTCCAAAAGATGGGCCGCGAGCgcgacggcatcaaggcgcTCAAACGAGCACTCCTCGCAGACGCCTACTACGATGTGGGTAGTAGCTTCGGCAGTGGCGGCGATCTCCTCGGTGCTCGCGGCGCGACGGGACACATGGACCCAGAGATCCTGCTCCAGATCGCCGCCATGTACgaccagctcggcgaggaggaggaggccaaggcctACATGGAGCTCTGCGTGGCCCAGGAAGAAGGCGGAGCTGCTGACGCTAATAATCTCGGCGAATCCTCAGTCATGATCCATACCGACTCGCCCGCGTCGGAGGACTACGCCGATAGGGAGGACGGGTCTGCGGGCGCGGATGGTGGAGGAGAGGGAACGGGCGTGACGGCTGCTACGAGCAAAGCACGCATGTGGCTCGCTAGATTCGCCATGCGCACGTCTGACTATACCACTGCCAATAGGCTTGCCACGGAACTATGTcaggacggcgtcgaggtggaggaggcAAAGGCGCTGGTGAGGGAGATTAGGTCCCGGATGGAGGCTTCGGGCATGTTTGGCTCGGATAGTTAG
- the Mat2b gene encoding Methionine adenosyltransferase 2 subunit beta — MASNGRRTALVTGATGLLGREITAAFRQSPKWNVKGTGYSRADGVDILKVNLENEDLNELNTVLDETQPHVIVHSAAQRFPDRVDKDPEGARSLNIAASRRLAQVALSRDILLIYISTDYVFPGIPGDAPYEADATPKPTNLYGQTKFDGERAILEEAAKVGKPGSAIVLRVPVLYGHAETPAESAVNVLMDSVWKAQTEGANIKMDHWAVRYPTNTEDIGRVCRGMFQVLIIPTTHMARFKQYTANFNCALYDLVHDPKRVFVNMATKEFFPDMAAKYLDANGPDHRKALPSILQFSSEDKMTKYEICQLFGKIMGLDTSNIEANTQGNDPNAAVQRPYDCHLSTKALQDLGIDISTCNFVDWWRREIRAFSK; from the exons ATGGCGTCAAACGGCCGGCGAACAGCTCTTGTGACCGGCGCAACTGGACTACTCGGTCGCGAGATCACAGCTGCATTTCGGCAGAGCCCCAAGTGGAATGTCAAAGGCACAGGATATTCCCGAGCTGACGGTGTTGACATCCTCAAAGTCAATCTCGAGAATGAAGATTTAAATGAGCTCAACACCGTACTTGACGAAACACA ACCTCATGTCATTGTCCATT CTGCTGCTCAACGATTTCCGGACCGGGTCGATAAAGACCCCGAGGGAGCCAGGAGTCTTAATATTGCTGCCAGCCGACGGCTTGCCCAGGTAGCATTATCTAGGGATATCTTGCTCATATATATCTCCACAGATTACGTTTTTCCTGGCATACCAGGAGATGCCCCTTACGAAGCTGATGCAACGCCAAAACCAACAAACTTGTATGGACAGACAAAGTTCGATGGAGAGCGGGCCATTCTGGAGGAGGCTGCGAAGGTCGGGAAACCTGGTTCGGCGATAGTCCTACGCGTCCCTGTTCTGTACGGCCACGCTGAGACCCCCGCCGAGAGTGCTGTCAATGTCTTGATGGACTCTGTCTGGAAAGCCCAGACTGAAGGCGCCAACATTAAGATGGATCACTGGGCTGTTCGGTATCCTACTAACACCGAGGATATTGGACGTGTATGTCGAGGTATGTTTCAGGTACTCATCATTCCTACCACCCATATGGCACGATTCAAACAGTATACTGCAAATTTCAACTGCGCGCTATATGACCTTGTTCACGATCCGAAACGCGTATTCGTGAACATGGCAACTAAAGAGTTTTTTCCAGATATGGCAGCGAAGTATCTCGACGCAAATGGGCCTGACCATCGCAAGGCATTACCGTCCATCCTGCAATTCTCTAGTGAGGACAAAATGACAAAGTACGAAATTTGTCAATTATTTGGAAAGATAATGGGGCTGGATACCTCAAACATTGAGGCAAATACGCAAGGAAATGATCCGAATGCTGCAGTACAAAGGCCTTATGATTGTCACCTCAGCACGAAAGCACTCCAAGACTTGGGCATCGACATTTCCACGTGCAACTTTGTGGATTGGTGGCGTCGAGAGATTCGAGCATTTAGCAAGTAG